The proteins below are encoded in one region of Saccopteryx leptura isolate mSacLep1 chromosome 1, mSacLep1_pri_phased_curated, whole genome shotgun sequence:
- the LOC136388685 gene encoding olfactory receptor 4A47-like, protein MEQRNNVTEFVLLGLIQSRQGQKILFVVFLFIYMVTMVGNLLIVVTVVASSTLDAPMYFFLGYLSFMDAVYSTSLTPNMIINLLCEKRTISFTACMSQLFIGHLSGGAEILLLVVMAYDRYVAICKPLHYMTIMNQRVCILLLLLAWAGGFVHAVVQLLLVYNLPFCGPNVIDHFICDMYPLLKLACTDTYIIGLIVVANDGGICVVIFVLLLISYGVILYSLKNLTQDGRRKALSTCSYHITVVVLFFVPCIFMYVRPPSTLPIDKSFAVFYTVITPMLNPLIYTLRNGEMKSAMKKLWTRKRK, encoded by the coding sequence ATGGAACAAAGGAACAACGTGACTGAGTTTGTTCTCTTGGGGCTCATTCAGAGCCGCCAGGGtcagaaaatattatttgttgtGTTCTTATTCATTTACATGGTGACAATGGTGGGCAACCTACTGATTGTTGTGACAGTCGTGGCCAGCTCAACCCTGGATGCCCCGATGTACTTCTTTCTTGGCTACCTATCATTTATGGATGCTGTATATTCTACTTCCCTTACTCCAAATATGATTATAAACTTACTCTGTGAGAAGAGAACTATTTCCTTCACAGCTTGCATGAGCCAGCTCTTTATAGGACACTTATCTGGTGGTGCCGAGATTTTACTCCTGGTGGTCATGGCCTATGACCGCTACGTGGCCATCTGCAAACCCTTGCATTATATGACGATCATGAATCAGCGAGTGTGCattctgctgctgctgttggcCTGGGCCGGAGGTTTTGTTCATGCTGTAGTTCAACTTCTGCTTGTTTACAACCTTCCCTTCTGTGGCCCCAATGTCATTGACCACTTCATCTGTGACATGTACCCCTTATTGAAACTTGCCTGCACTGACACCTACATTATTGGCCTCATTGTGGTTGCCAACGATGGGGGAATCTGTGTGGTCATCTTTGTGCTGTTACTCATCTCCTATGGGGTCATTCTCTACTCCCTGAAGAATCTTACTCAGGATGGGAGACGCAAAGCCTTATCCACCTGTAGCTACCACATTACTGTGGTGGTCCTCTTCTTTGTCCcttgtatttttatgtatgtgaGACCTCCTTCTACGTTACCCATTGATAAATCCTTTGCTGTGTTTTACACTGTGATCACCCCGATGTTGAACCCCTTAATCTATACTctgagaaatggagagatgaaaagtGCCATGAAAAAACTCTGGAccagaaaaaggaaatga